Proteins found in one Hypericibacter terrae genomic segment:
- a CDS encoding AmpG family muropeptide MFS transporter: MDSSSAGRAQARRNWRETLKVYLDRRILVILLMGFSSGLPLLLTLSTLSYWLKKAGVDLTTIGLFALVGVPYSFKFVWAPIVDQIRLPLLTRWLGRRRGWALLTQACLVAAILFMGATDPATDPWWTALAALLVAFFSATQDIAIDAYRIEILSEEEQGAGAAATQAGYRLGLILAGAGALAASDFIGWPVIFAGLAAAVGIGMVAVLIAPEPTPPESWRNLARQPVLLQIKQSVWDPFAEFLFRPGALVVLAFVLLYKFGDAIGGTMANPFYAEMGFTGTEIAAISKVFGVIMTLVGVAAGGLIVARYGLYRALVLGGVLQAATNLLYAWVAVEGHDLVALTVTIGADNFANGVGSAAFVAYLSSLCNVAFTGTQYALLSSFMAAGRTMLSSGSGWLAAELGWAPFFISTAFLAVPGLLLLFWLMRLYPTPAKPLPSAP, encoded by the coding sequence ATGGACAGCAGCAGCGCAGGGCGGGCGCAAGCGCGCCGCAATTGGCGGGAGACGCTCAAGGTCTATCTCGACCGGCGCATTCTGGTCATCCTGCTGATGGGGTTCTCGAGCGGCCTGCCGCTGCTCCTCACCCTCTCGACCCTGTCCTACTGGCTGAAGAAGGCGGGCGTCGATCTCACCACCATCGGGCTGTTCGCGCTGGTGGGCGTGCCCTACAGCTTCAAATTCGTCTGGGCGCCGATCGTCGATCAGATCCGGCTGCCGCTGCTGACGCGCTGGCTCGGGCGCCGGCGCGGCTGGGCGCTCCTGACGCAAGCCTGCCTGGTGGCGGCGATCCTCTTCATGGGCGCGACCGATCCCGCCACCGACCCCTGGTGGACGGCGCTGGCGGCGTTGCTGGTCGCGTTCTTCTCGGCGACCCAGGACATCGCCATCGATGCCTATCGCATCGAGATCCTCTCCGAGGAGGAACAGGGGGCCGGCGCCGCCGCGACCCAGGCCGGCTACCGGCTGGGGCTGATCCTCGCCGGTGCCGGGGCGCTGGCGGCCTCCGATTTCATCGGTTGGCCCGTGATCTTCGCCGGCCTCGCGGCCGCGGTCGGCATCGGCATGGTCGCGGTCCTGATCGCACCGGAGCCGACGCCGCCCGAGAGCTGGCGCAATCTGGCGCGCCAGCCGGTGCTGCTGCAGATCAAGCAATCGGTCTGGGATCCCTTCGCCGAATTCCTGTTCCGGCCGGGCGCCCTCGTCGTGCTCGCCTTCGTGCTGCTCTACAAGTTCGGCGACGCCATCGGCGGCACCATGGCCAATCCCTTCTATGCCGAGATGGGTTTCACCGGCACCGAGATCGCGGCCATCTCCAAGGTCTTCGGTGTGATCATGACGCTGGTCGGCGTCGCCGCCGGCGGTCTCATCGTCGCGCGCTACGGGCTCTATCGCGCGCTGGTGCTGGGCGGCGTGCTGCAGGCGGCGACGAACCTGCTCTATGCCTGGGTCGCCGTCGAAGGCCACGACCTGGTGGCGCTGACGGTCACGATCGGCGCCGACAATTTCGCCAATGGCGTGGGCTCGGCCGCCTTCGTCGCCTATCTCTCGAGCCTCTGCAACGTCGCCTTTACCGGTACGCAATATGCGCTGCTGAGCTCCTTCATGGCCGCCGGCCGGACCATGCTGTCCTCAGGCTCCGGCTGGCTCGCGGCCGAGCTCGGCTGGGCGCCCTTCTTCATCTCGACGGCCTTCCTGGCGGTGCCGGGCCTGCTGCTGCTGTTCTGGCTGATGCGGCTCTATCCCACGCCCGCAAAGCCCTTGCCGTCGGCGCCCTGA
- the typA gene encoding translational GTPase TypA, whose translation MTGHNHIRNIAIIAHVDHGKTTLVDQLLRQSGTFRANQQVAERVMDSNELERERGITILAKCTSVTWKGMQINIVDTPGHADFGGEVERILSMVDGVVVLVDAAEGPMPQTKFVTTKALAKGLRPIVVINKADRPDARAHEVHDEVFDLFAALDANDEQLDFPTLFASAKQGWASVELEGEHKDMAPLFDLIVRHVKPPVADADAPFDMLVTTLEYDPYLGRVLTGRIHSGRARANMMVKSLRPDGEVIEQGRLTKLLAFRGIERVSVDEVEAGDIVAIAGLTETTVADTICDPAVEKPIAAQAIDPPTLSMTFTINDSPLAGREGDKVTSRMLRARLMREAEGNVAISVKESSDKDAFEVAGRGELQLGVLIETMRREGYEMSISRPRVIYRSDPATGQRLEPIEEVVVDVDEDYVGVVVEKLGQRRGEMTDMRPSGGAKTRVNFLVPSRGLIGYHGEFLTDTRGTGIMSRLFHGYAPHKGPIEGRRNGVLISTGGGSAVAYALWYLEERGPLFINPGEAVYEGMIIGEHSRGNDLEVNPLKTKQLTNIRTTSKDEAIRLTPPRQMSLEASIAYVEEDELVEVTPKSIRLRKKLLDPNARKRASRSAEAQAS comes from the coding sequence ATGACCGGTCACAATCACATCCGCAACATCGCCATCATCGCCCATGTCGACCATGGCAAGACGACGCTGGTCGATCAGCTGCTCCGGCAGTCCGGCACCTTCCGCGCCAACCAGCAGGTGGCGGAGCGGGTCATGGATTCGAACGAGCTCGAGCGCGAGCGCGGCATCACAATCCTGGCGAAATGCACCTCCGTCACCTGGAAGGGCATGCAGATCAACATCGTCGACACGCCGGGCCATGCCGATTTCGGCGGCGAGGTCGAGCGCATCCTGAGCATGGTCGACGGCGTGGTGGTGCTGGTGGACGCGGCCGAGGGGCCGATGCCGCAGACCAAGTTCGTCACCACGAAAGCCTTGGCGAAAGGCCTGCGCCCGATCGTGGTCATCAACAAGGCCGACCGTCCGGACGCGCGCGCCCATGAAGTCCATGACGAGGTGTTCGACCTGTTCGCGGCGCTCGACGCCAATGACGAGCAGCTCGATTTCCCGACCCTGTTCGCTTCGGCCAAGCAGGGCTGGGCGTCGGTCGAGCTCGAAGGCGAGCATAAGGACATGGCGCCGCTGTTCGACCTGATCGTGCGCCATGTGAAGCCGCCGGTGGCGGATGCCGACGCGCCGTTCGACATGCTGGTCACGACGCTCGAATACGATCCCTATCTGGGCCGCGTGCTGACCGGCCGCATCCATTCCGGCCGCGCCCGCGCCAACATGATGGTGAAGAGCCTGCGCCCGGACGGCGAGGTGATCGAGCAGGGTCGCCTGACGAAGCTCCTGGCCTTCCGCGGCATCGAGCGGGTCTCGGTCGACGAGGTCGAGGCGGGCGACATCGTCGCCATCGCCGGCCTGACCGAGACCACGGTCGCCGACACGATCTGCGATCCCGCCGTCGAGAAGCCGATCGCGGCGCAGGCGATCGATCCGCCCACCCTCTCCATGACCTTCACAATCAACGATTCGCCGCTGGCGGGCCGTGAAGGCGACAAGGTGACGAGCCGCATGCTGCGCGCGCGCCTGATGCGCGAAGCGGAAGGCAATGTCGCGATCAGCGTGAAGGAATCCTCCGACAAGGACGCCTTCGAGGTGGCCGGCCGCGGCGAGCTGCAGCTGGGCGTCCTGATCGAGACCATGCGCCGCGAAGGCTACGAGATGTCGATCAGCCGGCCGCGCGTGATCTATCGCAGCGATCCCGCCACCGGCCAGCGCCTCGAGCCGATCGAGGAAGTCGTGGTCGATGTCGACGAGGATTATGTCGGCGTGGTGGTCGAGAAGCTGGGCCAGCGCCGCGGCGAGATGACCGACATGCGGCCCTCGGGCGGCGCCAAGACCCGCGTCAACTTCCTGGTCCCGTCGCGCGGCCTGATCGGCTATCACGGCGAGTTCCTGACCGACACCCGCGGCACCGGCATCATGAGCCGGCTCTTCCACGGCTATGCGCCGCATAAGGGCCCGATCGAGGGCCGGCGCAACGGCGTGCTGATCTCGACCGGCGGCGGCTCGGCCGTCGCCTACGCGCTCTGGTATCTCGAGGAGCGAGGGCCCCTCTTCATCAATCCGGGCGAGGCGGTCTATGAGGGCATGATCATCGGCGAGCACAGCCGCGGCAACGATCTCGAGGTCAATCCGCTCAAGACCAAGCAGCTCACCAACATCCGCACCACCTCGAAGGACGAGGCGATCCGCCTGACGCCGCCGCGCCAGATGTCGCTCGAGGCCTCGATCGCCTATGTCGAGGAGGACGAGCTGGTCGAGGTGACGCCGAAATCGATCCGCCTGCGCAAGAAGCTGCTCGACCCCAACGCCCGCAAGCGCGCCTCGCGCTCGGCCGAGGCGCAGGCCTCGTAA
- a CDS encoding adenosine kinase yields the protein MANSPAPADIDVLGIGNAIVDVLSHADERFLARSDLAKGSMQLIDATRADQLYRAAGPAMEASGGSAANTIAGLAILGARAGFIGKVSNDQFGGIFRHDIKSLGIHFDTLPATEGAPTARCLVFVTPDGQRTMGTFLGACLELTELDIDEALVERAKITYLEGYLWDPPHAKLAFLKAAEAAHRAGRMVALSLSDAFCVDRHRAEFQQLVENHVDILFANEQEICSLWEVADFDAALQKTRGKTRIAALTRSEKGSVVLSGRELHVIDPAPVMRLVDTTGAGDQYAAGFLYGLVTGRSLASCGRIASLAAAEVIQHLGARPEVPLAEQVLSDFV from the coding sequence ATGGCCAACAGCCCGGCTCCCGCGGATATCGACGTGCTCGGCATCGGCAACGCCATTGTCGATGTGCTGAGCCATGCCGACGAGCGTTTCCTCGCGCGTTCGGATCTGGCCAAGGGCAGCATGCAGCTGATCGACGCGACCCGCGCCGACCAGCTCTATCGCGCGGCCGGTCCCGCCATGGAAGCCTCGGGCGGCTCGGCCGCCAACACCATCGCCGGCCTGGCGATCCTGGGCGCGCGCGCCGGCTTCATCGGCAAGGTCTCGAACGACCAGTTCGGCGGTATCTTCCGTCACGACATCAAATCGCTCGGCATCCATTTCGACACCCTGCCCGCGACCGAGGGCGCCCCCACCGCGCGCTGTCTCGTCTTCGTGACGCCGGACGGCCAGCGCACCATGGGGACCTTCCTGGGCGCCTGCCTCGAGCTGACCGAGCTCGATATCGACGAGGCCCTGGTAGAGCGGGCCAAGATTACCTATCTGGAGGGTTATCTCTGGGATCCGCCGCACGCCAAGCTCGCCTTCCTGAAGGCGGCCGAGGCGGCGCATCGCGCGGGCCGGATGGTGGCCTTGAGCCTCTCCGACGCCTTCTGCGTCGATCGCCATCGCGCGGAGTTCCAGCAGCTGGTCGAGAACCATGTCGACATCCTGTTCGCCAACGAGCAGGAGATCTGCTCGCTCTGGGAGGTCGCCGATTTCGACGCGGCGCTGCAGAAGACGCGGGGCAAGACCCGGATCGCGGCGCTGACGCGCAGCGAAAAGGGCTCGGTCGTGCTGTCGGGCCGAGAACTTCACGTGATCGATCCGGCGCCTGTCATGCGTCTGGTCGATACCACCGGGGCCGGCGACCAGTATGCGGCGGGGTTCCTCTACGGACTCGTCACCGGTCGCAGTCTCGCCTCCTGCGGACGGATCGCCAGCCTGGCGGCCGCCGAAGTGATCCAGCATCTGGGCGCGCGGCCGGAAGTGCCGCTCGCCGAACAGGTGCTGTCCGATTTCGTCTGA
- a CDS encoding EI24 domain-containing protein has product MFSALAAAFGDLGNPRVRAVLWKSLGLALVVLALLSVGLWFLTAWLAHFDIGWLDKVIEFAAGFGVVILAWFLFPAAVTSTLGVFLDEVSDTVEQAHYPLLPPARPQSWGEIIRQTLAFTAVAVGLNLLLLPFYLLLLWFPPAYAVLFYGVNGYLLGREYFEQVAMRRMDPEAARRLRRAHQGRIVLAGIAIAFLLTVPILNLIAPVLATAFMVHLSMALMAPPSRR; this is encoded by the coding sequence ATGTTCAGTGCCCTTGCCGCCGCCTTCGGCGACCTCGGCAATCCTCGCGTCCGCGCCGTGCTGTGGAAGAGCCTGGGGCTGGCGCTTGTCGTGCTGGCGCTGCTCTCAGTCGGGCTCTGGTTCCTGACGGCCTGGCTGGCGCATTTCGACATCGGCTGGCTCGACAAGGTGATCGAGTTCGCGGCCGGCTTCGGGGTGGTGATCCTGGCCTGGTTCCTGTTCCCGGCCGCCGTCACCAGCACGCTCGGCGTTTTCCTCGACGAGGTCAGCGACACGGTCGAGCAGGCGCATTACCCGCTGCTGCCGCCGGCCCGGCCGCAATCCTGGGGCGAGATCATTCGCCAGACCCTGGCCTTCACCGCCGTCGCGGTCGGGCTCAACCTGCTGCTGCTCCCTTTCTACCTGCTGCTGCTCTGGTTTCCGCCGGCTTATGCCGTGCTGTTCTATGGCGTGAACGGCTATCTGCTCGGCCGGGAATATTTCGAGCAGGTCGCCATGCGCCGGATGGATCCGGAGGCCGCACGCCGGCTGCGCCGCGCCCATCAAGGGCGAATCGTTCTCGCTGGCATTGCCATCGCCTTCCTCCTGACGGTGCCGATCCTCAACCTGATCGCGCCGGTGCTTGCGACAGCCTTCATGGTGCATCTCTCGATGGCGCTGATGGCGCCGCCGTCCCGTCGCTGA
- a CDS encoding DUF2244 domain-containing protein produces MGNEQGTPLPLDRDEAAAQESDVTAPAEAVLLDAVLTPYRSLPPAGFAILMTAIGAVGFFAGIAFLTIGAWPITGFGVIEIGLFYLLFRLNYRSARQFERIRLTPSLLTVERHDLKGRVQRWSFQPYWLKVQLDEPIESDTPLLLRSHGNALAIGRFLSPAERLDFANALKAALVSARR; encoded by the coding sequence ATGGGCAATGAACAGGGCACCCCCCTGCCGCTCGACCGCGACGAGGCGGCGGCACAGGAAAGCGACGTGACCGCGCCGGCGGAAGCCGTGCTGCTGGACGCCGTGCTCACGCCCTATCGCAGCCTGCCGCCCGCGGGCTTCGCCATCCTGATGACCGCGATCGGCGCCGTCGGCTTCTTCGCCGGCATTGCCTTCCTCACGATCGGCGCCTGGCCCATCACCGGCTTCGGCGTGATCGAGATCGGCCTCTTCTATCTGCTGTTCCGTCTCAACTATCGCAGCGCCCGCCAGTTCGAGCGGATCCGGCTCACGCCGAGCCTGCTGACGGTCGAGCGCCACGACCTCAAGGGCCGGGTCCAGCGCTGGAGCTTCCAGCCCTACTGGCTCAAGGTGCAGCTCGACGAGCCGATCGAATCCGACACGCCGCTGCTGCTGCGCTCGCACGGCAATGCGCTCGCGATCGGGCGCTTCCTGTCGCCGGCCGAGCGGCTCGACTTCGCCAATGCGCTGAAAGCCGCCCTGGTCTCCGCGCGGCGCTGA
- a CDS encoding flavin monoamine oxidase family protein, which translates to MASASSDVIVVGAGLAGASAASALTARGLKVTVIEARDRTGGRGFARGFAGSEESLEFGGGWITPSHARIREHCRRHGVALRPRAAVTERRWYRDGALHRDGPTSPEDRNRHERVIARIAADAILLKSGHDKDEKGRPIAGVSFIDYLDRLDPPPATRDLLSAWWTVSGNAEKSVAPASELLGSSAYGEGLTDAMIDVWVETLVGGVSGLSARMIAASGATLLQSRPVASIRCQADGIVATLADGTSLEARAAVIATGLNPMRNIRFDPGLSAGKTEAIAKGHIGRAVKIWVKATGVPVGILATGGGSGSGIEWLFAERPSADGATLLVGFGVAADGWTPAMPRDAEIAMARFFPEAQILAVDWHDWIADPHSLGTWVSAIAGSEALFEHENWRAEGRLAFASSDFAPAHAGWFEGAVTSGEAAADEIARALGKNQ; encoded by the coding sequence ATGGCCAGCGCTTCGAGCGACGTCATCGTGGTCGGCGCCGGCCTCGCCGGCGCCTCGGCCGCATCGGCGCTCACCGCGCGCGGCTTGAAGGTCACGGTGATCGAGGCACGCGACCGCACCGGCGGGCGTGGTTTTGCCCGCGGCTTCGCGGGAAGCGAGGAATCGCTCGAGTTCGGCGGCGGCTGGATCACGCCGTCCCATGCGCGCATCCGCGAGCATTGCCGCCGGCATGGGGTGGCGTTGCGACCGCGCGCGGCCGTCACCGAACGGCGCTGGTATCGCGACGGCGCGCTCCATCGCGACGGACCGACCTCGCCCGAGGATCGCAACCGCCACGAGCGGGTGATCGCACGGATCGCGGCCGACGCGATCCTGCTGAAATCGGGCCACGACAAGGACGAGAAGGGCCGGCCGATCGCCGGGGTCAGTTTCATCGACTATCTCGATCGCCTCGATCCGCCCCCGGCGACCCGCGATCTCCTGAGCGCCTGGTGGACGGTCTCGGGCAATGCCGAGAAGAGCGTCGCCCCCGCCTCGGAGCTGCTCGGCAGCAGCGCTTATGGCGAAGGCCTGACCGATGCCATGATCGATGTCTGGGTCGAGACGCTGGTGGGCGGCGTCTCGGGACTCTCCGCCCGGATGATCGCGGCCTCAGGCGCGACGCTCCTCCAGAGCCGTCCGGTCGCCTCGATCCGTTGCCAAGCGGACGGAATCGTCGCGACGCTCGCCGATGGCACATCGCTCGAGGCGAGGGCGGCAGTGATCGCGACGGGCCTGAACCCGATGCGCAATATCCGGTTCGACCCGGGCCTGAGCGCCGGCAAGACGGAGGCGATCGCCAAGGGCCATATCGGCCGCGCGGTGAAGATCTGGGTCAAGGCGACCGGCGTTCCGGTCGGAATCCTCGCCACCGGCGGCGGCAGCGGAAGTGGCATCGAATGGTTGTTCGCCGAACGCCCATCGGCCGATGGCGCGACGCTGCTGGTGGGCTTCGGCGTCGCCGCCGACGGCTGGACGCCCGCAATGCCGCGCGACGCGGAGATCGCCATGGCGCGCTTCTTTCCCGAAGCCCAGATCCTCGCCGTCGATTGGCATGACTGGATCGCCGATCCCCATTCGCTGGGGACCTGGGTCTCGGCGATCGCGGGATCGGAAGCGCTCTTCGAGCATGAGAATTGGCGCGCGGAAGGGCGCCTCGCTTTCGCCAGCTCCGATTTCGCGCCGGCCCATGCCGGATGGTTCGAAGGGGCCGTCACCTCGGGCGAAGCCGCGGCCGACGAGATCGCCCGCGCGCTCGGGAAGAACCAATAA
- a CDS encoding SDR family NAD(P)-dependent oxidoreductase, translated as MSASSSAPALFDLTGKIAIVTGGNRGIGLGMAKGLADAGAMVVVAARDEVKSEAAVKELAATGAKAVSIAVDVTGAASCRALVEATVARFGRLDILINNAGINIRKVPESYSAEEWHRVLDINLTGSFLCSQAAYPALCQAGGGKIVNIGSMMSIFGASFAVPYAASKGGVVQLTKALATAWAKDNIQVNAVLPGWIDTDLTRDARRQVEGLHERIEARTPARRWGEPRDMAGVAVFLSAPASDFITGATITVDGGYSVQG; from the coding sequence GTGAGCGCGAGTTCCTCCGCGCCGGCGCTGTTCGACCTGACCGGCAAGATCGCGATCGTCACCGGCGGCAATCGCGGCATCGGGCTCGGCATGGCGAAGGGCCTGGCCGACGCGGGGGCGATGGTGGTCGTGGCCGCGCGCGACGAGGTCAAGAGCGAGGCGGCGGTCAAGGAGCTCGCCGCCACGGGCGCCAAGGCCGTCTCCATCGCCGTCGATGTGACCGGCGCCGCCTCCTGCCGGGCGCTGGTCGAGGCGACGGTCGCGCGCTTCGGCCGGCTCGACATCCTGATCAACAATGCCGGGATCAATATCCGGAAGGTCCCGGAGAGCTACTCGGCCGAGGAGTGGCACCGGGTGCTCGACATCAATCTCACCGGCAGCTTCCTCTGCAGCCAGGCGGCCTATCCCGCCTTGTGCCAGGCCGGCGGCGGCAAGATCGTCAATATCGGCTCGATGATGTCGATCTTCGGCGCCTCCTTCGCGGTGCCTTATGCGGCGAGCAAGGGCGGGGTGGTGCAGCTCACCAAGGCGCTGGCGACCGCCTGGGCCAAAGACAATATCCAGGTGAACGCCGTGCTGCCGGGCTGGATCGACACGGACCTGACGCGCGATGCGCGCCGCCAGGTCGAAGGCTTGCATGAGCGCATCGAGGCCCGCACGCCGGCGCGGCGCTGGGGTGAGCCGCGCGACATGGCCGGCGTCGCCGTGTTCCTGTCGGCCCCGGCCTCCGACTTCATCACCGGCGCCACGATCACGGTCGATGGCGGCTATTCGGTGCAGGGCTAG
- the dapB gene encoding 4-hydroxy-tetrahydrodipicolinate reductase encodes MATRIGVVGAAGRMGRMLLATIAATPGCVIAGGTERPGNPALGQDLGKLAGIEPAGVVLTTDSDALFAGADAVLDFTAPAATATHASLAAKHGHAHIIGTTGLEAPERATIEAAAKRAPIVLAPNMSLGVNLAMLLVEQMAKALDTDWDIEIVEMHHRHKVDAPSGTALGLGRAAAKGRGVSLDSVAQRSRDGITGERRKGDIGFATLRGGDVVGEHRVIFAAEGERIEIGHIATSRAIFARGAVKAAIWAQGKPPGLYAMKDVLGL; translated from the coding sequence ATGGCCACCAGGATCGGCGTCGTCGGAGCGGCAGGGCGCATGGGGCGCATGCTGCTGGCGACCATCGCGGCCACGCCCGGCTGCGTCATTGCCGGCGGCACCGAGCGGCCCGGCAATCCGGCGCTCGGCCAGGATCTGGGCAAGCTCGCCGGGATCGAGCCCGCCGGGGTCGTCCTCACCACCGATTCCGACGCGCTGTTCGCGGGCGCCGACGCGGTCCTGGATTTCACGGCACCCGCGGCGACCGCGACCCATGCGAGCCTCGCCGCCAAGCACGGCCACGCCCATATCATCGGCACCACCGGCCTCGAGGCACCCGAGCGCGCCACCATCGAGGCGGCGGCCAAGCGCGCGCCCATCGTGCTCGCCCCCAATATGAGCCTCGGCGTCAATCTCGCCATGCTGCTGGTCGAGCAGATGGCGAAGGCGCTCGATACCGACTGGGATATCGAGATCGTCGAGATGCATCACCGCCATAAGGTGGATGCGCCCTCCGGCACGGCGCTGGGGCTCGGCCGCGCGGCGGCCAAGGGCCGGGGCGTGTCGCTCGACAGCGTGGCGCAGCGGTCGCGCGACGGCATCACCGGTGAGCGGCGCAAGGGCGATATCGGCTTCGCCACGCTCCGCGGTGGCGACGTCGTGGGCGAGCATCGCGTCATCTTCGCGGCCGAGGGCGAGCGGATCGAGATCGGCCATATCGCCACCTCGCGCGCCATCTTCGCACGCGGCGCCGTCAAGGCCGCGATCTGGGCCCAGGGCAAGCCGCCCGGCCTCTATGCCATGAAGGATGTGCTGGGGCTGTGA
- a CDS encoding tetratricopeptide repeat protein — MMTKGALRPLGFAIVGLLLMLQACASPAPSATACKGTTAEDHYECGYDYQYELRDYPAAIREYSEALRLRPDYPYALNNRGLAYRRSHDPDAAILDFTALIELHPQEIFAYNNRANAYLDKGDRQAAFSNLTKALEIDPTFADAYYGRSNLYDGAEKTEGALHDLTEAIRFYGEAAAHPPSERVRSWFENGRYGEASALNPKIREIDEYLADAYYVRSRVYAEAGDMAKANADLDEARRIDPTVVQRNH; from the coding sequence ATGATGACCAAAGGGGCTCTCCGGCCGCTGGGCTTCGCCATCGTTGGGTTGCTGCTGATGCTGCAGGCCTGCGCTTCCCCAGCCCCATCCGCCACGGCTTGCAAGGGCACGACCGCCGAAGATCATTATGAATGCGGTTATGACTATCAGTATGAGCTACGCGACTATCCCGCGGCCATTCGCGAATATAGCGAGGCCCTCCGTCTCCGGCCCGACTATCCCTATGCCCTGAACAATCGAGGGCTGGCCTATCGTCGCAGCCACGACCCGGATGCCGCGATCCTCGATTTCACGGCGCTCATCGAACTGCATCCGCAGGAGATTTTCGCCTACAACAACCGGGCCAATGCCTATCTCGACAAGGGCGACCGGCAAGCGGCCTTCAGCAATCTGACCAAGGCCCTGGAGATCGATCCGACGTTTGCCGATGCCTATTACGGGCGCAGCAATCTGTATGACGGCGCAGAGAAAACCGAAGGCGCGCTCCACGATCTCACCGAGGCGATCCGGTTCTATGGCGAAGCGGCCGCTCATCCGCCGAGCGAGCGCGTCAGATCCTGGTTTGAGAACGGCCGGTATGGCGAGGCTTCGGCTCTCAATCCCAAGATCCGCGAGATCGATGAATATCTGGCGGATGCCTATTATGTACGGTCGCGCGTTTACGCAGAGGCCGGTGACATGGCGAAGGCGAACGCCGACCTCGACGAAGCGAGGCGCATCGACCCGACAGTCGTGCAGCGGAATCACTAG
- the dnaJ gene encoding molecular chaperone DnaJ, whose amino-acid sequence MAKQDYYQTLGVAKDASGEAIKKAYRAAAMKFHPDRNAGDKAAEHKFKEISEAYEILKDEQKRAAYDRYGHAAFENGAGPRAGGGAGFGAGGFADIFEEMFGEFVGGRGRGPQATSRGGDLRYNMQITLEEAFAGKTATVRVPSSVKCDDCGGSGGEKGAHPISCPVCHGSGRTRMTQGFFTMERTCTHCAGTGRVIEKPCKTCGGSGRTRRDKNLNVNVPPGVEDGTRIRLAGEGEAGLRGSPPGDLYIFLSIEPHKLFERDSADLHCKVPISMVTATLGGPIEVPGIDGTRVRLQIPAGAQTGQQFRLKGKGMSVLRQNHRGDFYVHLAVETPVHLSKKQQELLREFDKAATKGKPYSPEAEGFFAKVKEFWQELKE is encoded by the coding sequence ATGGCCAAACAGGACTATTACCAGACCCTCGGAGTGGCGAAGGACGCGAGCGGGGAGGCCATCAAGAAGGCCTATCGCGCAGCGGCCATGAAGTTCCATCCCGACCGCAATGCCGGCGACAAGGCGGCCGAGCATAAGTTCAAGGAAATCAGCGAAGCCTACGAGATCCTGAAGGACGAGCAGAAGCGCGCGGCCTACGACCGCTACGGCCATGCCGCCTTCGAGAACGGGGCCGGTCCCCGCGCCGGCGGCGGTGCCGGGTTCGGGGCGGGCGGCTTCGCCGACATCTTCGAGGAGATGTTCGGCGAGTTCGTCGGCGGCCGCGGCCGCGGGCCCCAGGCGACCTCGCGCGGCGGCGATCTCCGCTACAACATGCAGATCACGCTCGAGGAGGCCTTCGCCGGCAAGACCGCGACCGTGCGGGTGCCCTCCTCGGTCAAATGCGATGATTGCGGCGGCTCGGGCGGCGAAAAGGGCGCCCATCCGATCTCCTGCCCGGTCTGCCATGGCTCGGGCCGGACCCGCATGACGCAGGGCTTCTTCACCATGGAGCGGACCTGCACGCACTGCGCCGGCACCGGTCGCGTCATCGAGAAGCCCTGCAAGACCTGCGGCGGCTCGGGCCGCACGCGCCGCGACAAGAACCTCAATGTCAATGTGCCGCCGGGCGTCGAGGACGGCACCCGCATCCGGCTCGCGGGCGAAGGCGAGGCGGGCCTGCGGGGCTCGCCGCCGGGCGACCTCTACATCTTCCTCTCGATCGAGCCGCACAAGCTGTTCGAGCGCGACAGCGCCGATCTCCATTGCAAGGTGCCGATCTCGATGGTGACCGCCACGCTGGGCGGCCCGATCGAGGTGCCCGGCATCGACGGCACCCGCGTGCGGCTGCAGATCCCGGCCGGCGCCCAGACCGGCCAGCAGTTCCGCCTCAAGGGCAAGGGAATGAGCGTGCTGCGCCAGAATCACCGCGGCGATTTCTATGTCCATCTCGCGGTCGAGACGCCGGTGCATCTGAGCAAGAAGCAGCAGGAGCTGCTGCGCGAGTTCGACAAAGCCGCCACCAAGGGCAAGCCCTACAGCCCCGAGGCCGAGGGCTTCTTCGCCAAGGTGAAGGAGTTCTGGCAGGAGCTGAAGGAGTAG